A DNA window from Drosophila pseudoobscura strain MV-25-SWS-2005 chromosome 2, UCI_Dpse_MV25, whole genome shotgun sequence contains the following coding sequences:
- the Mekk1 gene encoding mitogen-activated protein kinase kinase kinase 4 isoform X3, with protein MRRKKVEYRVKQTPSRPQQMSNARIGALEEDMASEDELAAHYAEFGTTPPRTRLKIKNRDWERKQKVSNVAASPDLPASVGGTPKKGMSRMARSRVLRRNTMDCALLNEMFVNEENKRTDKRLQSLLRDSEREMKNSLAATAVAPPRGSSFHESAHPLESMDKIMPLSSDAMPAPLPLRIASKVVESCNRYRCVSSRPSGYRSSAPPLAFAAQLPAGLLSGGHGKQQSVGIGKRKDFHETFANLIKLGSVDRPDAKPSQEEHTWQTELKDLIWLELQAWQADRTVEQQDKYLFESRQGVSDLLTQIISYKFQPRYRREPSLISLDSGIHSESNSNASSPLPSKLCQGCMSLYCKDCMEHQELALREVEAMLSRLEAAEALYPSSQAMGALHPIYKSQSFVGRIKSMCLWYNITKQNKLKLSILGMILARLQDEKFSWPVQTSCQAASDSGNSSASGVDNDDSAVNSMDSAKPPSCSAPRKGCRNGSVTSSHKVQFMLNDAAHVPGETSSSNESTSTEVSQLSSECPHGHGFRKGSMHDINIFSVEPLGTCSNDGSGADGSSALYRKFIENVLKSRGLAKSLAFLHKLHNVALYKAHIALEKPGAEDYDFELDAEAIEEDVPRLDPQISREQVIELRTYGYWSEEAQSINLPSYIPTFVFLSGIPLQFMHEFLRMRLETRPVRPNPLSLGQLMKELREGLTLALTHRERYQRHITTALVENESELGSYINILNQYDATVRKTFELYLDYIDQLVLVAVPETNQKSVLEKEWMFTKLISPMITGMHTLASQKFCGIISKLLRSISERLVKRSVELDKKIEGTADNDDNEELKWQLLTICRETQSLLTVERERSIKVLFFAKTFCRDVETTDFHREHYEHDVANQQHDFICSGVKAAFKLLQQDVLDVRNKLTEIIEGVQTRCCLSNMRDLDEQDRQAVLSRTREILHQGYKFGFEYHKDVIRLFEQRIMDQKDSGAHTVDLALGIIAYAKMWMHFVMERCERGRGMRPRWASQGLEFLILACDPQITQHLDERQFEELKQQMDRCISHVIGITSEPEKVARKKASPRTRKTSSPATSRSRTPTRTPMSAGIVLNPNTPPLQSPPYNKLLHPQFSLKEDMLQSSNAYSSVDSADYVDTPCRSSPNGELRLLVPQTPPTPASPGGTPLALRQERVRDAVNRLDLDLEEQLRERRLIGQVKALNSCDKVHIRARSVHFRWHRGIKIGQGRFGKVYTAVNNNTGELMAMKEIAIQPGETRALKNVAEELKILEGIKHKNLVRYYGIEVHREELLIFMELCSEGTLESLVEMTAGLPEVVARRFTAQLLSGVSELHKHGIVHRDIKTANIFLVDGSNSLKLGDFGSAVKIQAHTTVPGELQGYVGTQAYMAPEVFTKTNSDGHGRAADIWSVGCVVVEMASGKRPWAQFDSNFQIMFKVGMGEKPQAPESLSQEGHDFVGHCLQHDPKQRLTAMELLEHNFCKYGRDECSSEQLQMQVRGSFRRNVATS; from the exons ATGCGTCGAAAAAA AGTGGAGTACCGTGTCAAACAGACGCCCTCGCGGCCACAGCAAATGTCCAATGCCCGCATCGGGGCGCTCGAGGAGGACATGGCATCCGAGGATGAGCTGGCCGCCCACTATGCGGAATTTGGCACAACACCGCCCCGCACAAGGCTCAAGATCAAGAATCGAGACTGGGAGCGCAAGCAGAAGGTGTCCAATGTTGCGGC TTCCCCAGATCTGCCTGCCAGCGTGGGCGGGACACCCAAGAAGGGGATGTCGCGGATGGCTCGATCGCGGGTCCTGCGCCGCAACACCATGGACTGTGCCCTGCTCAACGAGATGTTCGTGAACGAGGAGAACAAGCGGACGGACAAGCGCCTGCAGTCGCTGCTGCGCGACTCGGAGCGGGAGATGAAGAACTCGCTGGCCGCAACGGCCGTGGCCCCGCCTCGTGGCAGCAGCTTCCACGAGAGCGCCCATCCCCTGGAGTCCATGGACAAGATCATGCCACTCAGCTCGGACGCGATGCCggcgccgctgccgctgcgcaTTGCCTCCAAGGTGGTGGAGAGCTGCAATCGGTATCGTTGCGTGTCCTCGCGACCCAGCGGCTATCGCTCGTCGGCGCCGCCGCTGGCCTTTGCCGCCCAGCTGCCGGCAGGTCTTCTGAGCGGCGGCCATGGGAAGCAGCAGTCGGTTGGTATCGGCAAGCGGAAGGACTTCCACGAGACGTTCGCCAACCTGATCAAGCTGGGAAGTGTGGACCGACCTGATGCCAAGCCGTCGCAGGAGGAGCACACCTGGCAGACGGAGCTAAAGGATCTCATATGGCTGGAGCTGCAGGCCTGGCAGGCCGATCGCACTGTTGAGCAGCAGGACAAGTATCTCTTCGAGTCCCGCCAGGGCGTCTCCGATCTGCTCACCCAAATCATCAGCTACAAATTCCAGCCGCGGTATCGCCGTGAGCCGAGCCTGATTAGCCTGGACAGTGGGATTCATTCCGAGAGCAATTCCAATGCTAGCT CTCCATTGCCCAGCAAACTGTGCCAGGGCTGCATGTCGCTGTACTGCAAGGACTGCATGGAACATCAGGAGCTGGCGCTGCGCGAAGTGGAGGCTATGCTGTCGCGCCTGGAGGCCGCCGAAGCCCTATATCCCTCGTCGCAGGCCATGGGCGCACTGCACCCCATATACAAGTCGCAGAGCTTTGTGGGGCGCATCAAGTCCATGTGCCTGTGGTACAACATTACCAAGCAGAACAAACTGAAGCTCAGTATTTTGGGCATGATTTTGGCCAG GCTGCAGGATGAAAAGTTTTCATGGCCCGTGCAGACATCGTGCCAAGCCGCCTCTGACAGCGGCAACTCATCCGCCTCTGGTGTGGACAACGATGATTCGGCGGTCAATTCGATGGACTCCGCCAAGCCGCCTAGTTGTTCAGCTCCTCGCAAGGGCTGCCGTAACGGCAGTGTCACATCCAGTCATAAGGTTCAGTTTATGCTCAACGATGCGGCCCATGTGCCCGGCGAGACGTCCAGCAGTAATGA ATCCACCTCTACTGAGGTCAGCCAGTTGTCCAGCGAGTGCCCGCACGGCCATGGATTTCGCAAGGGATCCATGCATGACATCAACATATTCAGCGTTGAGCCCCTGGGGACATGCAGCAACGATGGCAGCGGTGCCGATGGCTCCTCGGCCTTGTACCGAAAGTTCATTGAGAATGTCCTGAAGAGTCGCGGGCTGGCCAAATCGCTGGCATTCCTCCACAAGCTGCACAATGTGGCCCTTTACAAGGCGCACATTGCACTGGAGAAGCCTGGGGCCGAGGACTACGACTTCGAGCTGGATGCTGAGGCGATTGAGGAGGATGTGCCGCGGCTGGATCCGCAGATAAGTCGCGAACAGGTGATCGAGCTGCGCACATACGGATACTGGAGCGAGGAGGCGCAGTCGATTAATCTACCCTCATACATTCCCACCTTTGTGTTCCTGAGCGGCATTCCGCTGCAGTTCATGCACGAGTTTCTGCGCATGCGCCTGGAGACGCGTCCCGTCCGGCCGAATCCCCTCAGCCTGGGCCAGCTGATGAAGGAGCTGCGCGAGGGCCTAACGCTGGCACTGACCCACCGTGAGCGCTATCAGCGGCACATTACGACGGCTCTCGTTGAGAACGAGTCGGAGCTGGGTAGCTACATCAATATCCTCAATCAGTACGATGCCACGGTGCGCAAGACCTTTGAGCTGTATCTCGACTACATTGAtcagctggtgctggtggccgTGCCGGAGACGAATCAGAAGTCGGTGCTCGAGAAGGAGTGGATGTTCACGAAGCTGATCAGTCCGATGATCACGGGCATGCACACCCTTGCCTCGCAGAAGTTCTGCGGCATAATCAGCAAGCTGTTGCGCAGCATCTCGGAGAGGTTGGTGAAGCGCTCCGTCGAGTTGGACAAGAAGATCGAGGGCACCGCCGACAACGATGATAACGAGGAGCTCAAGTGGCAGTTGCTGACGATTTGCCGGGAGACGCAGTCGCTGCTCACCGTCGAGCGGGAGCGCTCCATTAAGGTGCTCTTCTTTGCCAAGACGTTCTGCCGCGACGTCGAGACCACGGACTTCCATCGGGAGCACTATGAGCACGATGTGGCCAACCAGCAGCACGATTTCATCTGTTCGGGTGTGAAGGCGGCCTTcaagctgctgcagcaggacGTGCTCGATGTCCGCAACAAGCTGACCGAGATTATCGAGGGCGTCCAAACTCGCTGCTGTCTGAGCAACATGCGCGACCTGGACGAGCAGGATCGGCAGGCGGTGCTGTCGCGCACCCGGGAGATCCTCCATCAGGGCTACAAGTTCGGCTTTGAGTACCACAAGGACGTAATCAGGCTGTTCGAGCAGCGCATCATGGACCAGAAGGACAGCGGGGCGCACACGGTGGACCTGGCCCTGGGCATCATTGCCTACGCCAAGATGTGGATGCATTTTGTGATGGAACGATGCGAACGGGGGCGTGGTATGCGGCCGCGTTGGGCCTCCCAGGGCCTAGAGTTCCTGATTCTTGCCTGCGATCCGCAGATCACCCAGCACCTGGACGAGCGCCAGTTCGAGGAGCTAAAGCAGCAAATGGATCGCTGCATTTCGCATGTAATTGGCATCACCTCGGAGCCGGAGAAGGTGGCCCGCAAGAAGGCATCGCCACGCACTCGCAAGACCTCGTCGCCGGCCACCTCACGTTCGCGAACGCCCACTCGCACTCCGATGTCGGCCGGCATTGTGCTCAATCCTAATACGCCACCGCTGCAGTCGCCGCCATACAACAAACTGCTGCATCCGCAGTTCAGCCTCAAAGAGGACATGCTGCAATCATCCAATGCGTACAGTTCCGTGGACAGTGCCGACTATGTGGACACGCCTTGCCGGAGTAGTCCCAATGGCGAGCTGCGGCTCCTGGTCCCCCAGACGCCGCCCACACCGGCCTCCCCGGGAGGCACACCGCTGGCGCTGCGGCAGGAGCGGGTGCGCGATGCTGTCAATCGGCTGGACCTGGatctggaggagcagctgcgcGAGCGCCGACTGATTGGCCAGGTCAAGGCCCTAAACTCGTGCGACAAGGTGCACATCCGTGCGCGCAGCGTCCACTTCCGCTGGCATCGCGGCATCAAGATCGGACAGGGACGATTCGGCAAGGTCTACACGGCGGTCAACAACAACACGGGCGAGCTGATGGCCATGAAGGAGATCGCCATACAGCCGGGCGAGACACGGGCCCTCAAGAACGTGGCCGAGGAGCTAAAGATCCTCGAGGGTATCAAGCACAAAAATCTGGTGCGCTACTATGGCATCGAAGTGCACCGCGAGGAGCTGCTCATTTTCATGGAGCTCTGCTCCGAGGGCACCCTGGAGTCTCTGGTGGAGATGACCGCCGGTCTGCCGGAGGTCGTGGCCCGCCGCTTCACCGCCCAGCTCCTCTCGGGCGTGTCCGAGTTGCACAAGCACGGCATTGTGCATCGCGACATCAAGACGGCCAACATTTTCCTTGTCGATGGCAGCAACAGTCTCAAGCTGGGCGACTTTGGTTCCGCGGTCAAGATCCAGGCACACACCACCGTTCCCGGCGAACTGCAGGGCTATGTGGGCACTCAGGCCTATATGGCGCCCGAGGTGTTTACCAAGACGAACAGCGATGGCCATGGCCGAGCCGCCGATATCTGGTCCGTGGGCTGTGTTGTTGTGGAGATGGCCTCGGGCAAG CGTCCGTGGGCACAATTTGATTCTAATTTCCAAATCATGTTCAAAGTGGGCATGGGAGAGAAGCCTCAGGCGCCGGAGAGCCTTTCGCAGGAGGGACATGACTTTGTCGGTCATTGCCTGCAGCATGATCCCAAGCAGCGTCTGACTGCCATGGAGCTGCTGGAGCATAATTTCTGCAAG TATGGACGGGACGAGTGCAGCAGCGAACAGCTGCAGATGCAGGTGCGTGGCTCCTTTCGCCGCAACGTGGCAACCAGCTAA